Proteins from one Amycolatopsis benzoatilytica AK 16/65 genomic window:
- a CDS encoding ATP-binding protein — protein sequence MDPIRNPFAPGAGQRPPELAGRERELKAFEVVLERVSRGRPERSLVLTGLRGVGKTVLLGELRSMAIRHRWGAGKIEARPDADLRRPLSAALHRAIRDLAVRHRAPDRVEEVLGVLKAFALKANKPDAKLRDRWQPGIDVPAAQGRADSGDIEIDLVELFTDVADLAADVGTGVALLIDEIQDLQPDDVSALCAACHELSQSGAPLVVVGAGLPHVPAVLSASKSYSERLFRYSRIDRLSREDADYAVMAPIEREDAGIEPEALDALFDASGGYPYFIQAYGKAAWDAAPADPITVKDVQVAAPEAESELAVGFFGSRYERATPAEREYLLAMAELTQGRDEPAGTADVAVYLGRKPSSLSPARDSLMKKGLVYSAERGQIAFTVPHFGHYLLGRD from the coding sequence GTGGACCCCATCCGCAATCCCTTCGCGCCCGGTGCCGGGCAGCGGCCGCCCGAGCTGGCCGGCCGGGAACGGGAGCTGAAGGCGTTCGAGGTCGTGCTCGAACGGGTCTCCCGCGGCCGGCCGGAACGCAGTCTCGTGCTGACCGGCCTGCGTGGTGTCGGCAAGACGGTGCTGCTGGGGGAGTTGCGGTCGATGGCGATCCGGCATCGCTGGGGTGCGGGCAAGATCGAAGCGCGCCCGGACGCGGACTTGCGCCGTCCGCTGTCGGCCGCACTGCACCGGGCGATCCGCGACCTCGCCGTCCGCCACCGTGCGCCGGACCGGGTCGAAGAAGTCCTCGGCGTGCTCAAGGCCTTCGCGCTCAAGGCGAACAAGCCGGACGCGAAACTGCGCGACCGCTGGCAGCCCGGCATCGACGTGCCGGCCGCGCAAGGCCGGGCGGACTCCGGCGATATCGAAATCGACCTGGTCGAGCTGTTCACCGACGTCGCCGATCTGGCGGCGGATGTCGGCACCGGCGTGGCGCTGCTGATCGACGAGATCCAAGACCTGCAGCCCGACGACGTTTCCGCGCTCTGCGCGGCCTGCCACGAGCTGTCCCAATCGGGCGCGCCGCTGGTGGTGGTCGGTGCCGGACTGCCGCACGTGCCCGCGGTGCTGTCCGCTTCGAAGTCCTACTCCGAACGGCTCTTCCGCTACTCGCGCATCGACCGGCTCAGCCGCGAAGACGCCGACTACGCGGTGATGGCGCCGATCGAACGCGAGGACGCCGGCATCGAACCGGAAGCACTGGACGCCCTCTTCGACGCGTCCGGCGGTTATCCGTACTTCATCCAGGCCTACGGCAAGGCCGCCTGGGACGCCGCCCCCGCCGACCCGATCACCGTCAAGGACGTGCAGGTCGCCGCCCCCGAGGCGGAATCCGAGCTGGCGGTCGGCTTCTTCGGCTCCCGCTACGAACGCGCGACGCCCGCCGAACGCGAGTACCTGCTCGCGATGGCCGAGCTGACACAGGGCCGGGACGAGCCCGCCGGCACCGCGGACGTGGCGGTCTACCTGGGGCGCAAGCCTTCGTCGCTGTCGCCGGCGCGGGACAGCTTGATGAAGAAGGGCTTGGTCTACTCCGCCGAGCGCGGCCAGATCGCCTTCACCGTGCCGCACTTCGGGCACTATCTGCTCGGCCGCGACTGA
- a CDS encoding MerR family transcriptional regulator, producing MVRTEWSIQDIARIAGTTSRTLRHYDAVGLLPPTRIGGNGYRYYDGQSLVRLQRILLLRELGLGLPAIAEVLDGERDGTAALETHLSLLEQEQQRIGRQIASVRTTLRKLKGGEQLMAEEMFDGFDHTQYQEEVTQRWGADAYRKADQWYRSLTEAEKEAIQQEQLDISAAYGAARAAGHDAGSEETQAVTARLHAWLEPAAGKVSKCYFAGIGQLYVDDPRYGKYDEKHGPGTAEYIRDAMKIYAERNLTD from the coding sequence GTGGTCAGGACGGAATGGTCGATCCAGGACATCGCCCGGATCGCGGGAACGACGAGCCGGACGCTGCGGCATTACGACGCCGTGGGACTCCTGCCGCCGACCCGGATCGGCGGCAACGGCTACCGCTACTACGACGGGCAGTCGCTCGTCCGGTTGCAGCGGATCCTGCTGCTGCGCGAACTCGGCCTCGGCCTGCCGGCGATCGCCGAAGTGCTCGACGGCGAGCGCGACGGCACCGCCGCGCTCGAAACGCACCTTTCGCTGCTGGAGCAGGAGCAGCAGCGGATCGGGCGGCAGATCGCGTCCGTGCGGACCACGCTGCGGAAACTGAAGGGAGGTGAACAACTGATGGCAGAGGAAATGTTCGACGGGTTCGACCACACCCAGTACCAGGAGGAGGTCACCCAGCGCTGGGGCGCGGACGCCTACCGCAAGGCAGACCAGTGGTACCGATCGCTGACCGAGGCCGAAAAAGAGGCCATCCAGCAGGAACAGCTCGACATCTCGGCCGCGTACGGAGCGGCTCGCGCGGCTGGCCACGACGCTGGTTCGGAGGAGACCCAGGCCGTGACCGCCCGGCTGCACGCCTGGCTGGAACCGGCGGCGGGGAAGGTGTCGAAGTGCTACTTCGCCGGGATCGGCCAGCTGTACGTCGACGATCCGCGATACGGCAAGTACGACGAGAAGCACGGCCCCGGCACCGCCGAGTACATCCGCGACGCGATGAAAATTTACGCGGAGCGGAACCTGACGGACTAG
- a CDS encoding DoxX family protein codes for MILRRVARPLLASIFVSGGIGALRDTQGHAKAVEPFLTSTFDKVEGMVPDQIPRDPATLVRIDAAVKIGAGLALASGKMPRLAALALLGSLVPTTLAAHRFWEAKDPGEKQNQQVQFFKNASLAGGLLLAAGDTEGKPSLGWRARRAAKKAGKRAEKLSRRAEKSLTD; via the coding sequence GTGATACTGCGCCGGGTGGCCCGTCCACTGCTCGCGTCGATCTTCGTGTCCGGCGGCATCGGGGCGCTGCGCGACACCCAGGGCCACGCAAAAGCCGTCGAACCGTTCTTGACCAGCACCTTCGACAAAGTCGAGGGCATGGTCCCGGACCAGATCCCGCGCGATCCGGCCACCCTGGTGCGGATCGACGCGGCGGTCAAGATCGGGGCCGGCCTCGCGCTGGCGAGCGGCAAGATGCCGCGGCTGGCGGCGCTCGCGCTGCTCGGTTCGCTGGTGCCCACCACGCTGGCCGCGCACCGGTTCTGGGAGGCAAAGGACCCGGGCGAGAAGCAGAACCAGCAGGTCCAGTTCTTCAAGAACGCGTCGCTGGCCGGCGGGCTGCTCTTGGCCGCGGGAGACACCGAGGGCAAGCCGTCGCTCGGCTGGCGGGCCCGGCGCGCGGCGAAGAAGGCCGGCAAGCGCGCTGAGAAGCTGAGCCGCCGCGCCGAAAAGTCGCTGACCGACTGA
- a CDS encoding acetyl-CoA C-acetyltransferase, giving the protein MATRKTPSVRKVAIVGGNRIPFARSNGPYSRASNQDMFTAALDGLASRFSLQGEVIGEVAAGAVLKHSKDFNLARESVLGSKLSPATPASDVQMACGTGLQAVINVANKIALGEIDSAIAGGVDTTSDAPLAVNANLRQILVQLNAAKTLADRLKLVSKIRPGHIVPEIPRNAEPRTGLSMGEHAALTAKVWEIAREAQDELAATSHRNLAAAYERGFFDDLVTPFLKLTRDQNLRPDSSVEKLAKLKPVYGGPDGTMTAGNSTPLTDGASAVLLATEQWAKAHNLPVLAYLTFSQTAAVDYVHGSEGLLMAPAYAVPRMLDRAGLTLQDFDFYEIHEAFASQVLATLKAWEDPAFAKEKLGLDAPLGSIDRTKLNVNGSSLAAGHPFAATGGRIVATLAKLLHEKGSGRGLISICAAGGQGVTAILEK; this is encoded by the coding sequence ATGGCGACCAGGAAAACCCCGTCGGTGCGCAAGGTCGCGATCGTCGGCGGGAACCGGATCCCGTTCGCGCGGTCGAACGGCCCGTACTCGCGCGCCTCGAATCAGGACATGTTCACCGCCGCGCTGGACGGGCTGGCCAGCCGGTTCTCGCTGCAGGGCGAGGTGATCGGCGAGGTCGCCGCGGGCGCGGTGCTCAAGCACTCCAAGGACTTCAACCTCGCCCGGGAGAGCGTGCTCGGCAGCAAGCTTTCGCCCGCCACCCCGGCGTCCGACGTGCAGATGGCCTGCGGCACCGGCCTGCAGGCGGTCATCAACGTGGCCAACAAGATCGCGCTCGGCGAGATCGACTCGGCGATCGCCGGCGGCGTGGACACCACCAGCGACGCGCCGCTGGCCGTCAACGCGAACCTGCGCCAGATCCTCGTGCAGCTCAACGCCGCGAAGACGCTGGCCGACCGGCTCAAGCTGGTCTCGAAGATCCGGCCCGGCCACATCGTGCCGGAGATCCCGCGCAACGCCGAACCGCGCACCGGCCTGTCGATGGGCGAGCACGCCGCGCTCACCGCGAAGGTCTGGGAGATCGCTCGCGAGGCGCAGGACGAACTCGCCGCGACCAGCCACCGCAACCTCGCCGCCGCCTACGAGCGCGGGTTCTTCGACGACCTGGTGACGCCGTTCCTCAAGCTCACGCGCGACCAGAACCTCCGCCCGGACTCCTCGGTCGAGAAACTGGCCAAGCTCAAGCCGGTCTACGGCGGCCCGGACGGCACCATGACGGCGGGCAACTCGACGCCGCTCACCGACGGCGCGTCCGCCGTCCTGCTGGCGACCGAGCAGTGGGCGAAGGCGCACAACCTGCCGGTGCTCGCGTACCTGACGTTCAGCCAGACCGCGGCGGTCGACTACGTGCACGGCAGCGAGGGTCTGCTGATGGCCCCGGCGTACGCGGTGCCGCGGATGCTCGACCGCGCCGGACTGACCTTGCAGGACTTCGATTTCTACGAGATCCACGAGGCGTTCGCGTCGCAGGTGCTCGCCACGCTCAAGGCGTGGGAGGACCCGGCGTTCGCCAAGGAGAAGCTCGGTCTGGACGCGCCGCTCGGCTCGATCGACCGGACGAAGCTCAACGTCAACGGCTCCTCGCTGGCCGCCGGGCACCCGTTCGCCGCGACCGGCGGCCGGATCGTCGCGACGCTGGCGAAGCTGCTGCACGAGAAGGGGTCCGGCCGCGGCCTGATCTCCATCTGCGCGGCGGGCGGCCAGGGCGTCACCGCGATCCTGGAGAAGTAA
- a CDS encoding 3-oxoacyl-ACP reductase, whose product MADRYQQFTKTPLGKFVVPKLGLPNPATLRRYRPGQPALEGPALLGAAPGGRLEKTVRAQLTDAGIEVLSAAADRQAALVFDATGIKDPGQLREVYRFFHPVIRKIGPSGRVLVLGTPPELAEGRERIAQRALEGFVRSVGKELKRGATAQLVYVAEGAEEAAESTLRFLLSAKSAFVDGQVIRVGTHAKSAPAPANWDKPLDGKVALVTGASRGIGEAIAETLARDGAHVVALDIPAQGSDLSAVANRIGGSALQLDITAADAPAKLAEYLTERHGGVDVVVHNAGITRDKTLGNMAEGGWDSVIAVNLASQLAVNDKLLGDKILRENGRIIGVSSIAGIAGNVGQTNYATSKAGVIGMVNVGAPQLAEYGGTINAVAPGFIETKMTAAVPLFIREAGRRLSSLGQGGLPVDVAETIAWYANPASAAVNGNLVRVCGQALLGA is encoded by the coding sequence ATGGCGGACAGGTACCAGCAGTTCACGAAAACCCCGTTGGGGAAGTTCGTAGTGCCGAAGCTCGGCCTGCCCAATCCCGCGACGCTGCGCCGGTACCGTCCCGGCCAGCCCGCACTCGAGGGTCCCGCACTTCTCGGCGCCGCGCCTGGCGGACGGCTGGAGAAGACCGTCCGCGCGCAGCTCACCGACGCCGGCATCGAGGTGCTCAGCGCGGCCGCTGATCGGCAGGCGGCGCTGGTCTTCGACGCCACCGGCATCAAGGACCCGGGGCAGCTTCGCGAGGTGTACCGGTTCTTCCACCCGGTGATCCGCAAGATCGGGCCGTCCGGGCGGGTGCTCGTGCTCGGCACGCCGCCGGAGCTGGCCGAGGGACGCGAGCGGATCGCCCAGCGCGCGCTGGAGGGCTTCGTCCGTTCGGTCGGCAAGGAGCTCAAGCGGGGCGCGACGGCGCAGCTGGTTTACGTGGCCGAAGGCGCGGAGGAAGCCGCCGAGTCGACGCTGCGATTCCTGCTGTCCGCGAAGTCGGCGTTCGTCGACGGACAGGTGATCCGCGTCGGCACGCACGCGAAGTCCGCGCCCGCGCCGGCGAACTGGGACAAGCCGCTGGACGGCAAGGTCGCGCTGGTCACCGGTGCGTCGCGGGGCATCGGCGAGGCGATCGCGGAGACGTTGGCCCGCGATGGGGCGCACGTCGTGGCGCTGGACATCCCCGCGCAGGGCAGCGATCTGTCCGCGGTGGCGAACCGGATCGGTGGTTCGGCGTTGCAGCTGGACATCACCGCGGCCGACGCGCCGGCCAAGCTCGCCGAGTACCTCACCGAGCGGCACGGCGGCGTGGACGTGGTCGTGCACAACGCGGGCATCACCCGGGACAAGACGCTCGGCAACATGGCCGAGGGCGGCTGGGACTCGGTGATCGCAGTGAACCTCGCTTCGCAGCTCGCGGTGAACGACAAACTGCTCGGCGACAAGATCCTGCGCGAGAACGGGCGGATCATCGGGGTCTCCTCGATCGCCGGCATCGCGGGCAACGTGGGCCAGACGAACTACGCGACGTCGAAGGCGGGCGTAATCGGGATGGTCAATGTCGGTGCGCCGCAGCTCGCGGAGTACGGCGGCACGATCAACGCGGTCGCCCCCGGGTTCATCGAGACCAAGATGACCGCCGCGGTGCCGCTGTTCATCCGCGAGGCCGGACGGCGGCTGTCCAGCCTCGGCCAGGGCGGCCTGCCGGTAGACGTCGCGGAAACCATTGCCTGGTACGCGAACCCGGCGTCGGCTGCGGTCAACGGGAACCTGGTCCGCGTGTGCGGCCAGGCGCTGCTGGGAGCGTGA
- a CDS encoding MaoC/PaaZ C-terminal domain-containing protein: MAVRELTSAPSLATLYPKALLRRGGGSTLPATELVRPEVVVDPEHVAAYNEVCGFRFSDELPVTYPHMLVFGLQMALMTEPDFPFPLLGLVHVENRITQHRPLRLGETFRVSVRAENLRPHEKGRQFDMVSEARAGTEVVWTEVSTYLHRSGSGSAPAARTQLTPPTPTALWAIPGDIGRRYAEVSGDRNPIHLHPLTARMFGFPKAIAHGMWTKAHALASLEGRLPDAYTVTVRFKQPVLLPARAAFTAWQTADGWAFELWHARKPKPHLDGVVSAL; the protein is encoded by the coding sequence ATGGCCGTTCGCGAACTGACGAGCGCGCCGAGCTTGGCGACGCTCTACCCGAAGGCTCTGCTTCGCCGGGGCGGCGGTTCGACGCTGCCCGCGACGGAACTGGTGCGCCCGGAGGTCGTGGTCGACCCGGAGCACGTCGCGGCCTACAACGAGGTCTGCGGATTCCGGTTTTCGGACGAGCTGCCGGTGACGTATCCGCACATGCTGGTGTTCGGGCTGCAGATGGCGTTGATGACCGAGCCGGACTTTCCGTTCCCGCTGCTCGGCTTGGTGCACGTGGAAAACCGGATCACTCAGCACCGTCCGCTGCGCCTCGGCGAGACGTTCCGGGTGAGCGTCCGCGCGGAAAACCTGCGCCCGCACGAAAAGGGCCGCCAGTTCGACATGGTGAGCGAGGCACGGGCCGGCACCGAGGTGGTGTGGACCGAGGTGTCGACTTATCTGCACCGGTCGGGTTCCGGCTCGGCCCCGGCGGCGCGCACCCAACTGACGCCGCCGACGCCGACCGCGCTGTGGGCCATCCCGGGCGACATCGGCCGCCGGTACGCGGAGGTGTCCGGCGACCGCAACCCGATCCACCTGCACCCGCTGACCGCGCGGATGTTCGGCTTCCCGAAGGCGATCGCGCACGGCATGTGGACGAAGGCGCACGCACTGGCGTCGCTGGAGGGCCGCCTGCCGGACGCGTACACGGTGACGGTGCGGTTCAAGCAGCCGGTGCTGCTGCCCGCCCGCGCCGCCTTCACGGCCTGGCAGACCGCGGATGGCTGGGCGTTCGAGCTGTGGCACGCACGGAAGCCGAAACCGCATCTGGACGGGGTGGTCTCAGCCCTCTGA
- a CDS encoding TetR/AcrR family transcriptional regulator: protein MPDEEQRPPERARRLPRAVRERQILDAAVRVFSQHGYHSASMDEISEVAGVSKPMIYTYLGSKEDLFGKCIQREATRLLEAIQAGVHADLPPDMQLWHGLRSFYRFVAEYRESWTVLHRQALTVGGTFAEEITAMRTRAIELVAALVVAAGTRKGLGEQTEFSGPGLAAALVGAAESLADWALDHPEISDGVLASWLMNLVWLGFNDLVEGQVWKPSEG, encoded by the coding sequence GTGCCCGACGAAGAACAGCGCCCACCCGAGCGAGCCCGCCGGCTCCCGAGGGCGGTGCGTGAACGCCAGATCCTGGACGCCGCGGTGCGGGTGTTCTCCCAGCACGGCTACCACTCGGCGTCGATGGACGAGATCTCCGAGGTCGCGGGCGTTTCCAAGCCGATGATCTACACCTACCTCGGCTCGAAGGAAGACCTTTTCGGCAAGTGCATCCAGCGCGAGGCGACCCGGCTGCTGGAAGCGATCCAGGCCGGCGTGCACGCCGACCTGCCGCCGGACATGCAGCTCTGGCACGGCCTGCGCTCGTTCTACCGGTTCGTCGCCGAATACCGCGAGTCCTGGACCGTGCTGCACCGCCAAGCGCTGACCGTCGGCGGCACGTTTGCCGAGGAGATCACCGCGATGCGCACGCGGGCGATCGAACTGGTCGCCGCGCTCGTGGTGGCCGCGGGCACCCGCAAGGGACTCGGCGAGCAGACCGAGTTCTCCGGCCCCGGGCTGGCCGCGGCGCTGGTCGGCGCGGCGGAATCGCTGGCCGACTGGGCACTTGACCACCCGGAGATCTCCGACGGAGTGCTCGCGTCCTGGCTGATGAACCTGGTCTGGCTCGGGTTCAACGACCTCGTGGAGGGGCAGGTCTGGAAGCCCTCAGAGGGCTGA
- a CDS encoding SCP2 sterol-binding domain-containing protein: protein MADNPEATSADLASLRGAALLDALDRTEAVDASALDVNAVADAIDPRELGRADMNRLLAALLRLSEEVPAFSLAKVDPAKFATLVARASRAQLEAVVAERPLRERVLDEIFERMGAHIRARSLHAVVHWRLSGGIGDGGYDRYETVLAEGTCTVSREMREKPRVTITLSPVDFFRIITHQATPAVLFVTGKLKVKGDLAFAAGLVGHFDLPRPA from the coding sequence ATGGCGGACAACCCGGAGGCGACCAGCGCTGACCTGGCCAGCCTGCGCGGAGCCGCGCTGCTGGACGCGCTGGATCGCACCGAAGCAGTCGACGCGAGCGCGCTCGACGTGAACGCGGTCGCCGACGCCATCGACCCGCGCGAGCTGGGCCGCGCCGACATGAACCGGCTGCTGGCGGCTCTGCTGCGGCTGTCCGAGGAGGTGCCGGCGTTCTCGCTGGCGAAGGTCGACCCGGCGAAGTTCGCCACGCTCGTCGCACGCGCGTCGCGGGCGCAGCTAGAGGCGGTCGTCGCCGAGCGGCCGTTGCGTGAGCGGGTGCTGGACGAGATCTTCGAGCGCATGGGCGCGCATATCCGTGCGCGTTCGCTGCACGCGGTAGTCCACTGGCGACTGTCCGGCGGCATCGGCGACGGCGGTTACGACCGCTACGAGACGGTCCTTGCCGAAGGGACCTGCACGGTGTCCCGCGAAATGCGCGAGAAACCCCGGGTGACGATTACGCTTTCCCCTGTGGACTTCTTCCGCATCATCACCCACCAGGCGACGCCCGCGGTGCTGTTCGTGACCGGAAAACTCAAGGTCAAGGGCGACCTCGCGTTCGCGGCCGGCCTGGTTGGCCACTTCGACCTGCCCCGCCCGGCCTGA
- a CDS encoding SCP2 sterol-binding domain-containing protein: MVRRRSRAAHPPGEHAVNGFARTLVVGKLTPEQFVRVLETLHMLGEAGAGIEIPSLTTQSLVDVVAAASREQLKGIADHAELRAVFLDEIFRRMSEHFRPERARHVDVVVSWRFPTGTDEEFDRYQTVIEDGLCVSSTDLARTPDTTITVAVEDFIRMATGNAAVAAMFVTGKVKVKGEYAPAVRLSGYFDIPKPSGSA; encoded by the coding sequence ATGGTGCGCAGACGCTCGCGAGCCGCGCACCCGCCCGGCGAGCACGCGGTCAACGGGTTCGCCCGGACGCTCGTGGTGGGCAAGCTGACCCCGGAGCAGTTCGTGCGGGTCCTGGAGACGCTGCACATGCTGGGCGAGGCGGGGGCCGGCATCGAAATCCCGTCGCTGACCACGCAGTCGCTGGTCGACGTGGTCGCGGCCGCGTCGCGTGAGCAGCTGAAAGGCATCGCCGACCACGCCGAGCTGCGCGCGGTGTTCCTGGACGAGATCTTCCGGCGAATGTCGGAACACTTCCGGCCGGAACGGGCCCGGCACGTGGACGTCGTGGTCTCCTGGCGCTTCCCCACCGGCACCGACGAGGAGTTCGACCGCTACCAGACGGTGATCGAGGACGGGCTGTGCGTGTCGAGCACCGACCTGGCCCGGACGCCGGACACCACCATCACGGTGGCGGTAGAGGATTTCATCCGGATGGCGACCGGCAACGCCGCGGTGGCGGCGATGTTCGTGACCGGGAAGGTGAAGGTCAAGGGGGAGTACGCACCGGCGGTCCGGTTGTCGGGGTACTTCGACATTCCCAAGCCCAGCGGGTCGGCTTAG
- a CDS encoding DUF6339 family protein codes for MSVLYPRLLPREAHNLYGEYKTLSIEDLMQHVSFRHDAAVYAATGGDRVPETDLKRLRQAVVDVARVAGFPDKTTTSARTEFDRAVGELLHRTTGLAPAEAAARDIWVFLALILMPDISFWRFESRTDERFLAKDLTRHVFGRLWWRAHLVHDPASATPYAALHILGEGAFDQIYARRRTLGGSPQLVRAILYVWNEIDTSGLNETDLLKDFLKRLLRLGAFMSFETLENEQLEAEIRRAAHDSVHAFRAERLPRHTRGRTAVS; via the coding sequence ATGAGTGTTCTCTACCCACGTTTACTACCCCGCGAGGCGCATAACCTCTACGGAGAGTACAAGACCTTGTCGATCGAAGACCTCATGCAGCACGTGAGTTTTCGACACGACGCCGCTGTTTACGCGGCTACCGGTGGGGATCGCGTACCGGAGACGGATCTGAAACGACTGCGCCAGGCCGTGGTAGATGTTGCACGAGTGGCAGGCTTCCCTGATAAAACGACGACGAGCGCTCGAACCGAATTCGACCGTGCAGTCGGCGAACTGCTCCATCGGACTACCGGTCTGGCTCCGGCTGAGGCAGCAGCCAGGGACATCTGGGTGTTCCTCGCTCTCATACTAATGCCCGACATTTCGTTCTGGCGGTTCGAGAGCCGGACCGACGAGCGGTTTCTCGCCAAGGACCTGACGCGCCACGTTTTTGGCCGTCTCTGGTGGCGTGCGCATCTGGTCCACGATCCGGCGAGCGCCACTCCGTACGCAGCACTACATATCCTGGGAGAAGGAGCTTTCGACCAAATCTACGCTCGGCGACGCACGCTTGGCGGCAGTCCTCAGCTTGTCCGCGCCATCCTCTACGTGTGGAACGAGATCGACACCAGCGGATTGAACGAGACGGACCTTTTGAAGGACTTCCTCAAACGCTTGCTGCGACTCGGTGCATTCATGTCCTTCGAGACGCTTGAGAACGAACAGCTTGAGGCAGAGATCCGACGAGCAGCTCACGACTCGGTGCACGCTTTTCGGGCCGAGAGACTGCCTCGACACACGCGCGGTCGAACTGCGGTCAGCTAA
- a CDS encoding PD-(D/E)XK motif protein, which produces MTESLRKVVDDHWTRLEEEGTSGPDHVRTSELPVTTPSGAVLAAVDHMGNRHVLVPLTANQHVRIDRGGTALAVRERPLENGDTYERYADLGCLRRDLDEVFTGLVSDVLAAVEIAPERPLKAFYTVLNRWRDLFRHAPAPLGVGQLAGLFGELIVLNELLAEQSTAVDFWTGPSGSRHDFAVGSHSIEVKTSTADRNRTVRIHGINQLQPPAHGSLDLVWIRLERVPERGMTLAELVGKTRQASDDDTGLLFKLAEAGYLPADAGRYHDIRFEIREQRWYEVHEEFPRIDPHVVPPDVADLEYTLDLSGQRPAVVDLDGIRGRVHRITEENA; this is translated from the coding sequence ATGACCGAGTCGCTCCGGAAGGTCGTCGACGACCATTGGACGCGCCTCGAGGAAGAAGGGACGTCAGGACCTGATCACGTTCGGACCTCCGAACTTCCGGTAACGACCCCGTCCGGTGCAGTTCTTGCGGCAGTAGATCACATGGGCAATCGGCACGTCCTCGTGCCATTGACCGCCAATCAACACGTCCGAATAGACCGTGGCGGCACAGCGCTCGCCGTCCGTGAGCGCCCGCTCGAGAACGGTGATACCTACGAGCGTTACGCAGATCTCGGCTGTCTTCGGAGGGACCTGGACGAGGTTTTCACCGGCCTGGTCTCGGATGTGCTCGCCGCAGTTGAGATCGCACCCGAGCGTCCGCTCAAAGCGTTCTACACTGTACTGAACCGCTGGCGCGACCTATTCCGGCATGCACCCGCACCGTTGGGCGTCGGTCAGCTCGCCGGGCTGTTCGGCGAGCTGATCGTGCTCAACGAGTTGCTGGCCGAACAGAGCACCGCGGTCGACTTCTGGACAGGCCCGTCGGGCAGCCGACACGATTTCGCGGTCGGGTCACACAGCATCGAGGTGAAGACCTCGACAGCTGACCGGAACCGGACTGTCCGAATACACGGGATCAACCAACTCCAACCGCCTGCTCACGGGAGTCTCGACCTGGTGTGGATCCGGCTGGAGCGCGTCCCGGAGCGAGGCATGACCCTCGCTGAACTCGTCGGGAAGACCCGACAGGCCAGCGATGACGACACTGGTCTTCTGTTCAAACTCGCCGAGGCGGGCTACCTGCCCGCAGACGCCGGCCGGTACCACGACATACGCTTCGAAATCCGGGAGCAGCGGTGGTACGAAGTGCACGAAGAATTTCCCCGGATCGACCCGCATGTGGTGCCCCCCGACGTCGCTGACCTCGAATACACCTTGGACCTCTCTGGCCAACGTCCCGCGGTCGTCGACCTGGACGGAATCCGCGGTCGGGTTCATCGCATCACCGAGGAGAACGCGTGA